The genomic window GGGGCACCGCTTTCTCCCGCCTGAGCGGGACTAAAATGGCAGCCATGGACATCACCCTGGCTACTTTCTCCCACTGGCCCACCGAACTGGCCCCGCCGGGCCTGCGCTTCGATAACTGCTACCCGCCCGCCGCGGACTACCCCTCGGCCCGCAACGCGGTGCTGACCGGGCAGTACCCGCAGCGCCGCGCGCGCTACCGCATCTCCGACGTCTTCGCCGACGCCGGCTGGCGCGTCACCGAGGGGGCAGAGCCCGCCCAGCCGGGCGAGAACGTCTTCCGCCTGTGGGAGGAGCCGGGCTCGCTGCCGGATACCGGCGTCGTGGCCGTGGCCACGCTCAGCGATTCCCCGGGGCCCATGAGCATCTTCTGGCCCGGCGTGGCCGAAGGCGGCACCTCCCAGGAGCTGGTCTCCCCCATGGATCTCGCGCCCACCTTGGCGGCCATCGCGGGCTTGGACGTGCGCCCGAACGCGCGCCTGTCCTTCGACGGGCTCAACCTCATCCCGGTCATCCGCTACGGGGCCTCCGGGCACGCCGCTCTCTTTTTCGACAACGGCATCCGGATGCAGGACGCCAGCCTCATCGACGGGCACGCCAGCAAAGAATCCCGCCGGGCGGCCCTGCAGGAAGAATGGGATACCTGGCGGGAATTCATGGACTTCGGCCCGCTGCAATAGCGCGGGGCCGGGCCTAGGCCTGCGGGCCTTCCGGCATGCAGATCCACAGCACGATGTAGATGGCCAGGCCCGAGGCGCCGGCCAGCGTGGCGATGGCGAACAGGGCGCGTACCAGGGTGGCGTCCACGTTGTAGGTCTCGGCGATGCCGCC from Corynebacterium confusum includes these protein-coding regions:
- a CDS encoding PspC domain-containing protein, with translation MNDKLHRSTTDSYLAGVCGGIAETYNVDATLVRALFAIATLAGASGLAIYIVLWICMPEGPQA